In Marinobacter sp. M3C, the genomic stretch ATGAATGTTCCCAGTACCAAAAGCACTAGAAACATAGCCGTCAGCATAAGCAATGGCGATAAGTCAAAGCTGATCGCCCATTGGATCAAACCGCTGGAGGCGCCTGAAAATGCGAGAAGCTGGCTGAACGTAGCAGAGCCAAAAACAATCAGATAAGCCATCAACGTAACTCTCAAAGCACCCACCACGGATAGCTTGAACGATTCAAATGTCAGAGCCTTGAACAGGGCCGCCAAAACAATAATACCAAGAGCTCCAAAAGCAGCCGCCTCTGAGGGCGTTGCAAAACCGGTTAACATCATGATGACGATCATTACGATGACGCTCAGCATCGGCATGATATCTCTGGCAAAAAGTTTGATTTTTTGTGTCAGCGATACGGGCTCGACATCATAGGCCGGTGCCGCATCAGGATCGATTTTTGTCTTAATCCAGATTGTCACCATATAAAAGATGGCCAGAAGCAGTCCTGGAACAATGCCGGCGATCAAAACATCGCCAATGTCGAGCTTAGCAAGCGTAGCCAACAACACTGCAATTGCTGACGGTGGGATAATGATAGCCAAACCGCCAGTACCCAAAATCGGCCCGATCGACATATGTTTCTTATACCCGCGACGTTCCATTTCTGGAACTAGCAGAGAACCCAACAAGGCTGTCGAACCCATAGATGAACCGCTCAAGGTCGAAAAAGCAGTGCCGCCTACCACGGTGACGTAAGAAAGACGCCCCGGAACCCGTCCCATCAACTGATCGATCGCATTGAACATTCTCATGCCCAGCCCGGTTCGGAAAAACAACTCTCCCATTAGAAGAAACAGAGGGATCGGCACCAACCCGAAATTAGACAGCGCGCCAAATCCATTACTCAATAGCTGAGTAAGCCCAACTTCACCGCCCATGAAATACCACGCACCCACAATATTCGCGCCAATAAAAGCAAACGCAACAGGTGCTCCAATAAGCATCAGAATCAATACGGCGGATAAAAGGAACAACAACGCTTCGTGCCAGGCCATATTAGAGTTCCCCGCTTTGAACGCTATGGAAAGCATTTTTGGAAAAAATAAAACGAGTAAACTCGATTCCCATTAGCGCAAAGCTAATCGGATAAGCGACAGTAAGAATCCACATTGGAACGAAATAGGTTCTAACATCGTAATCACCGCCCTGAATGTTAGAAATTACCAACTCCAAACCTTTCCAGGCAAGTACAAAGCTAATGACCGCGCAAATCAACATAACCAGTCTGGACACCGCATCTAGAATTTTTGGAGGTAAATTACTTATGGCCACTTCAATATAAACATGTCCTTTCTCCCGAACCAGCCAAGGCGCCCCGAGCAAGGTAAGATAAAACATTGAATATTCAGTCGAGGTAAACAGCCAGGCCGGAGGTTGAGCGCCAAAGTTTCGAATCAGCACCGACAAAACCACCGCAACCATCAACCAGATCAGCATTAGCCCAGCTAAAAATGCAAAGGCATTAACTAACCTGTCATAGAAGCGAATGAATGAAGACATAGAACTACTCGTCATCAAGATGGGAGTAAAGCCCGGCCAAAGCCGGGCTCCTGTTTACTATTCGGAAGCAGGCTTATTGAATTTCTCGACGAGGTCTTTGTAATGAGTCAAACCGTCAGGGTGCTGCTCCATACGAGCGCGCATCCGGGCCAAAGAAGCATCTTGAGCAGCTTTTAGATATTGGCCAGCTACTTTGTCACTTAAGACAAACGGTTTCATTCCGTTATCTTCCAAGATCACTTGCTGCTCATTGGAGAGGTCAGAAAATGCCTCAGCACTCTTGCGCTCGTGCTCGATAGCCACTTTCTGCAAGATATTTTTTGCTTCGTCACTCAGCCCATTCCAACTCTTCTGATTTACGATTACACCCATATCAGTGGAGTAAAAGGCCGGATCAACCCGGTAATTCAGAAACTTATCCCAGTTGAGATCCTTCATGCCAATTTGAGTCCAACCCGTTGCGTCAACCACGCTTCGCTCCAGAGCCGAATAAACCTCGGTAGTCGGTAAGCTGATAGGCTGAACGTCAAGATAATCTGTAAAGAAGGCATCGTATACTGGGTTACTGCGCAAACGCATGCCCGACATGTCCAGCCCGTCGTCGGCATCCAGCTTTGGTTCGTTAATCGTATAAAGATTGTACTTCACACCGCTATCGAACCAACCTAAATAGTAGACGCCCATTTTTTTCTGGTGAATTTCATTCAAAAGATCGATACCACCAGATTCACGGGCATAGATGGCATTGGTATTAGAGGAAATCAGAGCGTCTCGCTCAGGAATACGACCCGCATAAAAACTTGCTGCAGTGTAGGCCATATCAACCACACCGTTACGA encodes the following:
- a CDS encoding TRAP transporter large permease subunit produces the protein MAWHEALLFLLSAVLILMLIGAPVAFAFIGANIVGAWYFMGGEVGLTQLLSNGFGALSNFGLVPIPLFLLMGELFFRTGLGMRMFNAIDQLMGRVPGRLSYVTVVGGTAFSTLSGSSMGSTALLGSLLVPEMERRGYKKHMSIGPILGTGGLAIIIPPSAIAVLLATLAKLDIGDVLIAGIVPGLLLAIFYMVTIWIKTKIDPDAAPAYDVEPVSLTQKIKLFARDIMPMLSVIVMIVIMMLTGFATPSEAAAFGALGIIVLAALFKALTFESFKLSVVGALRVTLMAYLIVFGSATFSQLLAFSGASSGLIQWAISFDLSPLLMLTAMFLVLLVLGTFMEAISIMMITVPFFFPLAQSLGFDLIWFSIVTLVALEVGFSTPPLGLNLFVMKGVAPPGTTMKEIYMASIPYILCSILLVIIMVIFPGMVTWLPYLS
- a CDS encoding TRAP transporter small permease subunit gives rise to the protein MSSFIRFYDRLVNAFAFLAGLMLIWLMVAVVLSVLIRNFGAQPPAWLFTSTEYSMFYLTLLGAPWLVREKGHVYIEVAISNLPPKILDAVSRLVMLICAVISFVLAWKGLELVISNIQGGDYDVRTYFVPMWILTVAYPISFALMGIEFTRFIFSKNAFHSVQSGEL
- the dctP gene encoding TRAP transporter substrate-binding protein DctP, encoding MKKFNLAITAGISMLFTMGAMANEQELKAVHAFPTSLIYTQSFLEFVDEVNEQGEGVIRIRVLGGPEVIGLSQQPDAARNGVVDMAYTAASFYAGRIPERDALISSNTNAIYARESGGIDLLNEIHQKKMGVYYLGWFDSGVKYNLYTINEPKLDADDGLDMSGMRLRSNPVYDAFFTDYLDVQPISLPTTEVYSALERSVVDATGWTQIGMKDLNWDKFLNYRVDPAFYSTDMGVIVNQKSWNGLSDEAKNILQKVAIEHERKSAEAFSDLSNEQQVILEDNGMKPFVLSDKVAGQYLKAAQDASLARMRARMEQHPDGLTHYKDLVEKFNKPASE